The nucleotide sequence ATGATCAAAGGCCTTGATGATGCAATCAGCTTCTCGGTTAGTACAATTCATATTCCTCTATCTCGCTGTTTTCAATATGGAATTAGACTTTTGTTACCTGAAGcatttttgttgtatttgaatttgattagTCGGTTCATTCCATTTGGGGAAGAACCAAGGAAACTGATGACCATAGAGGATGGGTTTTCCCTGATACAGAGCTCCATGGAGCTGAGCCTGACTATCTTAATGGTGCAAAGTCTGTTAGAGAACTCTACGAGATTGCTAGCCCCAACTATGAAGGGAAGTACACTGTTCCTGTAAGTTCTCCATCTCTTAGTGAACTAACTCTAATCTCTCTTGTCCTGTTTcttgaatgttttgtttttgttattatgtcAGATTCTGTGGGATAAGAAGCTTAAGACTGTAGTTAACAATGAGAGTTCAGAGATAATCCGAATGTTCAACACTGAGTTCAATGGTATTGCGAAAAACCCATCACTCGACCTTTATCCCTCTCATCTTAGAGACAGAATCGATGAGACTAATGAATGGGTTTTCAATGGGATAAACAATGGTGTTTATAAATGTGGGTTTGCTAGGAAACAAGAACCCTACAATGAGGTATAATGTCCTCTCTAACTGTACATTCTCAATGTCTACACCATATTAACCTTTTTTCTCACCAGGCAGTGAACCAGTTATATGAAGCAATAGATAGATGTGAGGAAATACTCCGGAAACAGCGGTACATTTGCGGAAACACTTTCACTGAAGCAGATATCAGATTATTCGTCACCCTCATAAGATTTGATGAGGTATATGATTaaacttttcttctttgtttacaaTACATAGCCCATCAGGTTCTTGACATCATGTTCACTTATTTGTGTTTCAGGTTTATGCGGTTCACTTCAAATGCAACAAGAGACTCTTGAGGGAGTACCCGAATATCTTCAACTACATAAAAGACATCTACCAGATCAAGGGCATGAGTAGCACTGTGAACATGGAACACATTAAACAACATTACTACGGAAGCCACCCTACGATAAACCCGTTCGGAATCATCCCTCACGGACCGAACATCGACTACTCTTCACCTCATGACCGCGACAGATTCTCCTCATGAAACATCATACATCATATGTCAAATGTTTTATCTCCTGTCCTAAAAATAACAGCCTTATTGACAAAtcatgtctctgttttttttggtttaaaagttGATACTTGTGTGAAAATGTTGGAAGTGATGTTACTAATGTTCTACATTTTGCAAAGTGATTGTATTTTGGAGATTAACTTAAATGTTGAAACACTTGGAGAAAAGCTTTTTGATATGCTTATTGTGTTAAAAGatgaaaaggagagagagataatGAGTGTAAAGCATGATAGCTCTTAATGACGTTTGAGTGTGATCAGACCATTTTTGAAGATATACTAAAAAGGAAACATTATCGTTGAATGTTTTATCCATTTCTTGATTCTACTGTAGATTAAACGGCTTCTTTCAAGaatttaaattgaaatataCAATCACTGCAATAAATCTTGTTGTAGAGAgcgataagtttttttttttcacaactgtttttatttatgttataagGCCAAAATTAACCAGTCAAAGTTACAGACAAGGCCAAAGCCCTATAGGCagactaaaaaataaaaagcctaATAAgctaaaaaacaaacattaaaagCCCAAGCCCAGATTGTAAACCCTTCCATGAAGATTGAAGTGTATCGTGAATCACCAGACACGCGGCACAAAAGGAACATGGAAGATGACATGTGCTAAGTCGAAGAGGCTGGAGTCTCCGGTCGCCGGCAGCAGGAAGAGTCGCCGGAAAACTTTCAAATCCGGTCGAAATCGTCGGCAAACAAGGGACTCTCGATCTACACCCACAGAAAAAGGCGAGTTCTAATTGCTGAGAATATGACTTCACCTATAGCTAAattcttaatcttcttcttcaataaaaaaaacttcaatcttCAAGAAAGTAGATCTACACCCTAAACTATTAAACCAAAGGATCTGCAACTCAAGAATTGCAGAGAGTATTCATcccaaaaagaaacacaacaacaaaaaacaaaagaacttaaAACAGAATTAACCACCGTTCGCCGACCATAACATTGCCGAGGAGACTAACGCATGCCGGAAACAGAGCCGAACATGACATCGCCGAGGAGGCCAACGCATGCCGGAGTCAAAGCCGGACATGAAAAAGGTTTATTTGTCTATGTATTTTAGTAGATT is from Camelina sativa cultivar DH55 chromosome 20, Cs, whole genome shotgun sequence and encodes:
- the LOC104771697 gene encoding uncharacterized protein LOC104771697, coding for MARSGVDETSESGAFVRTASTFHSFVSQDPHSQFPAESGRYYLYISYACPWACRCLSYLMIKGLDDAISFSSVHSIWGRTKETDDHRGWVFPDTELHGAEPDYLNGAKSVRELYEIASPNYEGKYTVPILWDKKLKTVVNNESSEIIRMFNTEFNGIAKNPSLDLYPSHLRDRIDETNEWVFNGINNGVYKCGFARKQEPYNEAVNQLYEAIDRCEEILRKQRYICGNTFTEADIRLFVTLIRFDEVYAVHFKCNKRLLREYPNIFNYIKDIYQIKGMSSTVNMEHIKQHYYGSHPTINPFGIIPHGPNIDYSSPHDRDRFSS